A window from Amblyomma americanum isolate KBUSLIRL-KWMA chromosome 7, ASM5285725v1, whole genome shotgun sequence encodes these proteins:
- the LOC144096934 gene encoding uncharacterized protein LOC144096934, which produces MLLNTRVGARPGRTFIHVGGRDLAWSRQVKYLGLLIDVRLTWNPAVSHFLAQSSRIQGAIRSLLAKGNGITPRLGLQLYQGMAVPQFTYALPLIRLTVSQYLAIERKQRAAIRLCLGLPRSSPVAATLAEAGSWPLELLSRRTSLRHIERLHNAPDGRPLVDRLLTRPNSKMGQMAQFFEDLVGGQPESFPLPPRPDLGHLYEVNLSLPGSRSRRDTPAVGLRQEVAAVLHAEPPGTVTIFTDGSVLPGPCSSAAAACTAPSLHLSRQARLPFAASSTTAELAAIHLAADILNQRPGVKEAAIYTDSRAALQLLLRPLKGPPIARRLAWRLDALCSRGTRIRLTWVPAHIGVQGNEEADSLAKSAHSPGTPLSRNLCPLDLARNTVDRLLLLDHPDPRVANGHPPHPLPTRETAQHLLCECPALVSARTIMEAGYRSLGLPCTSADHLLFPGCHNPVKALRHLLNFLEASGLSGRL; this is translated from the exons ATGCTTCTCAACACAAGGGTTGGCGCCCGCCCTGGCCGGACCTTCATCCACGTTGGTGGCCGTGACCTAGCCTGGAGCCGCCAAGTGAAATACCTGGGCCTGCTCATCGACGTTCGGCTCACCTGGAACCCGGCAGTAAGCCACTTCCTGGCCCAGTCCTCCAGGATCCAGGGGGCTATACGTAGCCTCCTAGCCAAGGGCAATGGCATCACCCCCAGGCTGGGACTCCAGCTATACCAAGGCATGGCCGTCCCGCAGTTCACCTACGCACTACCGCTCATCCGGCTCACTGTGAGCCAATACCTGGCCATCGAGCGGAAACAGCGGGCGGCGATACGACTATGCCTTGGACTTCCCCGCTCCTCTCCCGTGGCCGCCACCCTGGCAGAAGCAGGTTCATGGCCTCTGGAGCTGCTATCCAGGCGCACCTCTCTCCGCCACATCGAGCGCCTCCACAACGCGCCCGATGGCCGTCCCCTTGTGGACCGCCTTCTCACGAGGCCTAACTCCAAAATGGGTCAGATGGCCCAGTTCTTCGAAGACCTCGTGGGGGGACAGCCTGAGTccttccccctccctcctcgCCCGGACCTTGGACACCTCTACGAGGTCAACCTCTCTCTACCTGGCTCTCGGTCGAGGCGGGACACTCCCGCTGTGGGCTTACGTCAGGAGGTCGCTGCGGTTCTTCATGCTGAACCCCCTGGCACCGTCACTATTTTCACGGATGGCTCCGTCCTCCCAGGACCATGCTCatctgcggctgcagcctgcacAGCCCCATCGCTCCACTTGAGCAGACAGGCCAGGCTTCCTTTTGCGGCATCGTCCACAACCGCAGAACTTGCCGCCATACACTTGGCCGCTGACATCCTAAACCAACGCCCTGGGGTCAAGGAGGCAGCCATCTACACCGActccagggcagccctccagctcctcctgagGCCATTAAAGGGTCCTCCCATCGCCCGCAGGCTTGCTTGGCGGCTCGACGCACTGTGCTCCAGGGGAACCCGCATCCGTCTcacctgggtcccggcccatatCGGTGTCCAGGGCAATGAAGAAGCGGACTCCCTTGCCAAATCTGCCCACTCTCCGGGTACTCCGCTCTCCAGGAACCTGTGCCCCTTGGATCTGGCAAGGAACACAGtggaccgcctcctcctcctagatCACCCTGATCCCAGGGTGGCAAACGGCCATCCCCCCCATCCACTCCCAACTCGAG AGACTGCTCAACACCTCCTGTGTGAATGCCCTGCCCTTGTCTCCGCAAGGACTATCATGGAGGCTGGCTACCGCTCCCTGGGCCTCCCCTGCACATCAGCggaccaccttctcttccccggcTGTCATAATCCTGTCAAAGCCCTCCGGCACCTCCTCAACTTCCTGGAGGCctccggcctctctggccgcctatag
- the nito gene encoding RNA-binding protein spenito, whose product MKKQDRDSPGRGNKRSMARYDDSPRGTPDRRDRRGSNKSPPEHRRRGRDASADRIPSFDDYRLKVDRSPPYSGYKVLCATNLSHKYSDQMVRDSLQDVFRRYGDVSIKLCHEGGERVAYLYFQSYEDAKDARHTKQRANVLDKAVQLEPVMRVRQRSQSPPPDYHHHHHHPPSSPVPRRMRLEHHRLQPPPPPPPPPPPPPPPAMDMRPIERPFPPRFRRDESKKEKFPNYLHHVPPEDDDKATRTLFVGNLEVPITETDLRRIFTRYGLVEDIDIKRPPPGQGNAYAFIKFVNLDMAHRAKVEMSGQYIGKFQCKIGYGKATPSTRIWVGGLGSWTSMSMLEREFDRFGVIRKIEFVKGESFAYIQYDSIDAAQAACQQMRGAPLGGPDKRLRVDFAHPDPASLYAAYPGTSEPFRPPAEFADPSWPGRYDDRRWEASYVSVPPAPGGPGWRPRSPPSPSSSASIKRENGTARGATSLQELGRGCTVWQGLLVLKSNAFPARMVLCAKEPAEGMLVEQTLRITQRLRLDATKLTEVERRLSQGVCSILVALGRETGSQEASHPVLQNLVSYLKQKKAAGVISVPGGIVYAFPPCDFALRVLHRACPNIQGLDEDHIVVVVAPNPDK is encoded by the coding sequence ATGAAAAAACAAGACAGGGACTCGCCGGGCAGAGGCAACAAGCGGTCCATGGCTCGCTACGACGACAGCCCTCGGGGGACGCCCGATCGGCGGGACCGGCGCGGCTCCAACAAGTCTCCGCCCGAGCATCGTCGCCGGGGCCGCGACGCCTCGGCGGACCGGATCCCCTCTTTCGACGACTACCGGCTCAAGGTGGACCGGAGCCCGCCGTACAGCGGCTACAAGGTGCTCTGCGCCACCAACCTGAGCCACAAGTACAGCGACCAGATGGTGCGCGACTCGCTGCAGGACGTGTTCCGGCGCTACGGCGACGTCTCGATCAAGCTGTGCCACGAGGGCGGCGAGCGCGTGGCCTACCTCTACTTCCAGTCGTACGAGGACGCCAAGGACGCGCGCCACACCAAGCAGCGGGCCAACGTCCTCGACAAGGCCGTTCAGCTGGAGCCCGTGATGCGGGTCCGCCAGCGCAGCCAGAGCCCGCCGCCggactaccaccaccaccaccaccacccgccgTCGTCGCCTGTGCCGCGGCGCATGCGGCTCGAGCACCACCGTCTGCAGCCGCCGCCACCTCCACCGCCGCCCcctccgcctccgccgccgcccgCCATGGACATGCGGCCCATCGAGCGGCCTTTCCCGCCGCGCTTCCGCCGCGACGAGTccaagaaggagaagttccccaACTACCTGCACCACGTGCCGCccgaggacgacgacaaggcgACGCGCACGCTCTTCGTGGGCAACCTGGAGGTGCCCATCACCGAGACGGACCTGCGGCGCATCTTCACGCGCTACGGGCTCGTCGAGGACATCGACATCAAGCGCCCGCCGCCGGGTCAGGGTAACGCGTACGCCTTCATCAAGTTTGTCAACCTGGACATGGCGCACCGCGCAAAAGTCGAGATGTCGGGCCAGTACATCGGCAAGTTCCAGTGCAAGATTGGCTATGGCAAGGCCACGCCGTCGACACGTATCTGGGTGGGCGGCCTGGGCTCCTGgacctccatgtcgatgctcgaGCGAGAGTTTGACCGGTTCGGCGTCATCCGCAAGATTGAATTCGTCAAGGGCGAATCGTTCGCTTACATTCAGTACGATAGCATTGACGCAGCACAGGCAGCATGTCAGCAAATGCGCGGTGCCCCGCTGGGGGGACCCGACAAGAGGTTGCGGGTGGACTTTGCCCACCCCGACCCCGCGAGTCTGTACGCAGCATACCCTGGCACCTCCGAGCCGTTCCGCCCGCCGGCAGAGTTTGCAGACCCCAGCTGGCCAGGTAGGTACGACGACAGGCGCTGGGAAGCATCGTACGTGTCCGTGCCTCCGGCACCCGGGGGACCTGGCTGGCGGCCACGCAGCCCGCCGAGTCCCTCGAGTTCGGCGTCCATAAAACGCGAAAACGGGACAGCCCGGGGTGCGACGAGCCTGCAAGAGTTGGGACGTGGATGCACGGTTTGGCAAGGACTGCTGGTACTCAAGAGCAACGCCTTTCCCGCGCGCATGGTTCTTTGCGCCAAGGAGCCTGCCGAAGGCATGTTGGTTGAACAGACTCTCCGGATAACTCAGCGGCTGCGACTAGATGCCACCAAGTTGACAGAGGTCGAGCGGCGGCTGTCGCAAGGCGTGTGCTCCATCCTGGTGGCTCTGGGTCGTGAGACTGGAAGCCAGGAGGCCAGCCACCCCGTGCTCCAGAACCTGGTCAGTTACCTCAAGCAGAAGAAGGCGGCTGGCGTCATTTCCGTTCCAGGGGGCATAGTATATGCTTTTCCTCCATGCGACTTTGCCCTGCGGGTGTTGCACAGAGCCTGCCCCAACATCCAGGGCTTGGACGAGGACCACATTGTGGTGGTGGTGGCCCCAAACCCAGATAaatag